A region of the Curvibacter sp. AEP1-3 genome:
CACCTTGTGTGGCGAAGAAAGCTACGGAACCGGCTCCAGCCATGTCCGCGAAAAAGACGGTCTATGGGCCGTGCTGTTCTGGCTCAACCTGATTGCCGCCAGCGGCAAATCGGTGGAGGTGCTGGTGCGCGAGCTCTGGGCGCAATACGGCCGTTGTGTGTATTCCCGCCACGACTACGAAGGCATTCCCACCGAGCAGGCCGATGCGCTGATGCGCGACCTGCGTACGTCTTTACCCACCTTGGGTGGCACCTCCATTGCCGGATTGTCGGTGGCCTTTGCGGACGACTTTGCCTATACCGACCCGGTGGATGGCAGCGTGAGCCAGAAGCAAGGTGTGCGCATTGTGCTCACCGATGGTTCGCGCGTGGTCTTCCGCCTTTCCGGCACAGGCACCGAGGGGGCCACCTTGCGCGTTTATCTGGAGCGCCATGAGCCCGATGCCACCCGTCAGGACATCCCAGCCCAAGAAGCCTTGCAGCCGTTGATCGCGCTCGCGGAGGCAGTAGCCCGCATCCGCCATTTCACCGGCATGAACCAACCCACTGTGACGACCTGAGCCGCAGAAGCGCAGGCCTCACTCTCATCTCATCAAAACCAAGCGACAGGAGACAAAACCATGAGCACTACAGACAACGCCCGCAACCTCGCGCTCCAAGAGCGCCACATGCAGCCCCATATGCTGGTGCGACGCACCATCGCCCTGGTGCTGGCCGGTGGCCGCGGCTCGCGCCTCAAGCAGTTGACCGACCGCCGCGCCAAACCGGCGGTGTATTTCGGTGGCAAGTTCCGTATCGTTGACTTTGCGCTCTCCAACTGTGTGAACTCCGGTATCCGCCGCATCGGCGTGATCACCCAGTACAAGTCGCACTCACTGTTGCGCCACTTGCAGCGTGGCTGGAGCTTCTTGCGTGCTGAACTGAACGAGATGGTCGACCTTTTGCCCGCTCAGCAGCGGGTGGACGAGGAGCACTGGTACCGCGGCACGGCCGATGCGATCTATCAGAACCTGGACATCATCCAAAGCAGCAAGCCCGAGTACGTGGTGGTGCTGGCCGGCGACCACATCTACAAGATGGATTACTCGCTGATGCTCAAAGACCACGTGGAGAGCGGCGCTGGCTGCACCGTGGGCTGCATTGAAGTGCCACGCGAAGAGGCCACTGCCTTTGGTGTGATGGCCGTTGACGGCACCAGAAAGATCACCGAGTTTGTGGAAAAGCCTGCCAACCCGCCTGCCATGCCAGGCAACGACGCGGTGTCTCTGGCCAGCATGGGTATTTACATCTTCGACTCCAAGTATCTGTACGACCTGCTGGAAGACGATTTGGCCAACCCTGAGTCCAGCCACGATTTCGGCAAAGACGTGATTCCTCGCGTGGTGCGCGAGGGCAGGGCGGTGGCCCATCCCTTCTCCATGTCCTGTGTGTCATCCACTCCGGACGCCGTGCCTTACTGGCGCGATGTGGGTACCATCGACGCCTTTTGGGAAGCCAACCTCGACCTCGCCTCGGTCACCCCTGAGCTGGATATTTACGACACCAATTGGCCCATCTGGACCAGCCAGCGCCAGTTGCCGCCTGCCAAGTTTGTGCAGGACGCAGACGGCAAGCACGGCCAGGCCATTAACACCATGGTGTCGGGCGGCTGCATTGTGTCGGGCTCCATCGTCAGCAACTCGGTGTTGTTCAGTAGCGTTCGCATCCATTCGTTCTGCGTGATTGACCAAGCCGTGCTGCTGCCGGAAGTCACCATCGGCCGTGGCTGCCGCTTGAGCCGTGTGGTCATTGACCGGGGTGTGGAAGTACCGGATGGTTTGGTGATCGGTGAAGACCCGGTGGCGGATGCGGCACGCTTTGAGCGCACCGACAACGGTGTGGTGCTGGTGACCAAAGACATGCTCAAGCGGCTGGAAGCCCAATAAATTAGTTCAACGAAAGACTGCCCATGCGCATCCTGCAAGTCAGTGCCGAAATATTCCCTCTGCTCAAAACCGGAGGGCTGGCTGACATTGCCGGTGCGCTCCCGGCGGCTTTGCATGAAGCCGGCTGCGATGTGCGGGTGCTGCTGCCGGGTTTTCCGGCCATCGTGGCGGGTTTGCGCAACCCCAGCCCGGTGGGCGCTTTTGTGATGCCGTGGGGCGAAATGGTGGAAGTTGTCTATGGCGACTTGCCGGCGCTCGCCCGCGGCGACATGCAGCAGGGCGCTTATGTGCTGATAGCGCCGGGCCTGTATGAGCGTCCGGGCAATCCGTATGAAGATGCCAACAAGCAGCCTTATGGCGACAACCACCGCCGTTTCGCGGCGCTAGGCCAAGCGGCGGCCCATCTCGCACATGGCATGGACAGCCTGTGGCGCGCCCAACTGGTGCACAGCCACGACTGGCACGCAGGTTTGGCCAGCGCCTACCTCAAGCTCTGGGCCGACCGCGGCGCCACGCGGGTACCTTCGGTATTTACCGTGCACAACCTGGCGTACCAAGGCGTATTTGGCCCTCAATACTTTGGCGACCTGGGCCTGCCGGGCGAAGCTTTTCACGTGCAGGGCATGGAGTTCCATGGCCAGCTCTCCTTCATGAAAGCCGGCTTGTTTTATGCCAGCCACATCACTACCGTGAGCCCCACCTATGCCCGCGAAATCCAGACGCCGGAGCAGGGCTGCGGGCTGGACGGCTTGCTGATGGCAAGGCGTGATGCCTTGAGCGGCATCCTGAATGCAGTGGATGACACAGTCTGGAATCCGACCAGCGACGCCTTGCTGGAACAAAATTTTGACGCCCGCCACATGGCAGGCAAAGCGATCAACAAGGCCATGCTGCAAGGCGCCATGGGCCTTGCCATTGAGCCGGATGCGCCGCTCTTCGCTGTGGTGAGCCGCCTCACCGAACAAAAAGGCCTGCCGCTGGTGCTGGCCGGGCTGGACGAAATTGTGTCCCGTGGTGGCCAATTGCTGGTGCTGGGCAGCGGCGACACCTGGATGGAGCAGGCCTTCACCGAGCGCGCCAAAACCCACGCCGGCCGCGTGGCCGTGAAGCTGGGCTATGACGAATCTTTTGCCCACCGGGTATTCGCCGGTAGTGACGTGACCCTGGTGCCCTCGCGCTTTGAGCCCTGTGGCCTGACCCAAATGTATGGCCTCAAATACGGCAGCCTGCCTTTGGTGCGTCGTGTAGGCGGCTTGGCAGACACGGTGGTGGACAGCGATCTCGAAACCCTGGAAGACCGCACCGCCACCGGCTTTGTATTTGATGCGTTTGACGAAACCGCCTACCGCAAAGCGGTGCGCCGCGCCTTTGCCCTCTATCACCGTAAGGCGGAATGGAACCGCGTACGCCAAACCGGCATGAAGCTTGCCTTCGACTGGGCTACCGCCGCCGGGCACTACACCCACCTTTACCAAAGGTTGATTCAAGAATGACCAACACCTCTTCCCCTACTGCGAGTGCCCCTGTGACTTTTGAATTTGATGCGCCCGGGCGCGACCTCGAATCCCTGAAACGCTCCATCGCCAACAAACTGATGTTTGTGGTGGGCAAAGACCCGGAAGCAGCCCGCCCTGAAGACTGGTTGCACGCCGCCGCCTATGCCGTGCGCGACCAGCTGGTCGAGCGCTGGATGACCACCACCCGCGCCCAGTACGCTCAGGACGCCAAGCGCGTGTACTACCTCAGCATGGAGTTCTTGATCGGCCGCACCTTCAGCAACGCCATGCTGGCCGTGGGCCTGCGCGAGCGGGTCAAGCAAGCCTTGGCTGACTTTGGGGTGGACATCGACGCGGTGACCGAGCTGGAGCCCGACGCTGCGTTGGGTAACGGTGGCTTGGGCCGCTTGGCCGCTTGCTTCCTGGACTCCATGGCCACGTTGAACATCCCCGGCTTTGGCTACGGCATCCGCTATGACTACGGCATGTTCAAGCAAACCATTGTGGACGGCCGCCAGGTGGAAGTGCCGGACTACTGGCTCACCCACGGCAACCCTTGGGAGTTTCCGCGCCCCGAGGTGAACTACCGCGTGCAGTTCGGTGGCCATGTGGTGAAAGTGGGCGACGCCTACCAATGGGTGGACAGCCACGACGTGCAGGCCATGGCTTACGACACCATCATTCCCGGCTATGCCACCAAGGCCACCAATACCTTGCGTCTGTGGTCCGCCAAGGCTACCCAAGAGATTGATTTGGGCGCCTTCAACCGCGGCAACTACATGGCCGCTGTGGAGACGAAGAACCACTCCGAGAACGTGTCCCGCGTGCTCTACCCGGACGACTCCACGCCCTCCGGCCGCGAGCTGCGCTTGCACCAGGAATACTTCTTCTGCAGCGCCAGCGTGCAAGACCTGTTGCGCCGCTACTTGCGCACCCACGACAACTTTGAGAGCCTGCCCGACAAGGTCAGCATCCACCTGAACGATACCCACCCGGTGCTGGCGATTCCTGAGTTGATGCGCCTGCTGCTCGACGAGCACCACCTGCCCTGGGCGGATGCCTGGCGCCTTTGCCAGGGCGTGTTCAGCTACACCAACCACACTCTCATGCACGAGGCACTGGAGACCTGGCCAGTCGAGATGATGGGCCGCATCCTGCCGCGCCACCTGCAAATCATTTACGACATCAACGCCCAGTTTTTGCACCAGATATCGCTGCGCGGCGGCAGCCCCGAGCTGTTGCGCAAGGTCAGTTTGGTGGATGAAGCTGGCGAGCGCCGTGTGCGCATGGCCTACCTCGCGGTGGTGACCAGTCACTCGGTCAACGGCGTGTCGGCCTTGCACTCCGAGCTCATGAAGGAAAGCATCTTCTTTGACTTTGCCAATCTTTGGCCTGAGCGCTTCAACAACAAAACCAACGGCATCACCCCGCGCCGCTGGCTGGCGCAGGCCAACCCGGCCTTGTCGGCCGTGCTGGACAAGCAGGTCGGCACCGGTTGGCGCCGAGACCTGACCCAGCTCAGCGGCCTGAATGCGGTGCTGACCAGCCCCAAGGTGATCGAGGCCTTCCAGGGCGCCAAGCTGGTCAACAAGCAGCGCCTGGCTGCCTGGGTGCAGGCCAACATGGGCCTGACCATCCCGACCGATGCGCTCTACGACGTGCAAGTCAAGCGCATTCACGAATACAAGCGCCAGCTACTCAACGTGCTGCACGTGGTGACCCGTTACCTGCGCATCATCAACAACCCCGGCTCGGTGTCGGTGCCCCGTGTGGTGGTGTTTGCCGGCAAGGCGGCATCGGCCTACCATATGGCCAAGCAGATCATTCACCTGATCAACAACGTGGCCAGCGTGGTCAACAACGACCCCCGCGTGGGCAACCTGCTCAAAGTGGTGTTCATCCCCAACTACAGCGTGAGCTTGGCCGAGCGCATCATCCCCGCGGCCGATTTGTCGGAGCAAATCTCCACCGCGGGCACCGAAGCATCCGGCACCGGCAACATGAAGTTCGCCCTCAACGGCGCGCTCACCATCGGTACGCTGGACGGTGCCAACGTCGAAATCCTGGAGAACGTGGGTGCCGACAACATCTTCATCTTCGGTCTGACCACACCGCAGGTGGCCGCCACCCGCGCTGCAGGCTACCAGCCACGCGCGATTGCTGAGGGCAATCCCGAGCTGACTGTGGTGTTGGAAGCCATCCGCGATGGCGTCTTCAGCCCGGACGAGCCCGGCCGCTTCCAGAGCATTTACGACCTGCTGGTGAACTGGGGCGACCACTACCTACTGCTGGCCGACTACGCGGCCTATATCGCTGCACAAGAGCAGGTGGATGTGGCCTACCAGAGCAAAGAGGCTTGGTCTGTCATGGCCCTGCGCAACGTAGCCGCCATGGGCCCGTTCTCTGCGGACCGCACGATCGGCGAATACGCTGACAAGATCTGGAAGAGCAAACCGCTGGAACTGGCTTCCTGATAGGTGTGCAGAGGCGGATTTGAGCCAAATCTGCCTCTGGCGCCCGTGTAATATGCGCGGGCAGCTATGAATTCAGGAGCGGTTTGATCCGGTCCCAGAATACGTAGGCGCCCAGTGCGGCGAGGTGTACCCACACCGTCAGCCAGTACATCGCCTGAAAACCGGGCTTGACGGTTTTGTGTCGCAACACTTGCTGCGCCAGTCTCGCAGCGGGCCAGCCACCGGACAAGCCGAACAGGTGCAGAGTGTCTTCTTTGGTTCGCCACTGGCCTTTGCGGGCGGCATGCTTGTCTACCCAGTAAGCAAAGAAGGTAAGGGCGTTAATGACGAATGCGCCTGCCAACGCAATAGGCGGGATGCGATGTTGTAGTGCGCCCCAAACCAACAAAAGCAGCCAGATCAAAGTCAAGCTGCCGACCCCCATGGCTGACGGAGCGGGTCCGTCCTGAGAAGTTGTCCTTCTGTGGGTCACATGGGGTGACCGTGATCTTGCTTGGTTGCGCAGCCTGTCGTGACGCGCAGCAGCCCCGGACGGGTAAGCCTGCATGGTCCGGACCGCCATGGCTCTGGGGCCCTTGCCGCCTACATGAATTTCTTCAAACTCAACGGTGGAATTGACGGGCGGTTGTATCCCGCCTGCGCAGTCCCGGATATGAAAAAAGATGTCCTGGCTGGTCGCATTGCAGCGTATGAAGCCGAACCCGCGCTGATCGTCCCAGCGGACCACTTTGCCTTGCTTTTTCATGAAACTCCCTGCCAGTGCCCGTCGCTATGCTGCGACGTGGCACTCTGAACAATTCGCTAACCTGCCAGCGCCACGTACACGTTTTGCACGTCGTCGTTTTCGTCGATGGCGGCCAGGAAGGCTTCCACTTCTTCCAGCGCTTCGGCGTTCAGGCTGGTGGGGTCGACCGGGTTTTTGGCCTTGTAGCCCAGCTTCATCGAGAGCACGTTGAAGCCGAAATTAGGCAGGGCGCGAGCGACCAGGTCTAGGTCAGCCGGGTCGGTGTAGAACACGGTGTTGCCTTCTTCATCACCGGCTTCAAAGTCTTGTGCCCCGGCTTCGATGGCGGCCACTTCAGCGTCCGAGTCGGCCGCGGTAGGGGAGGCTTCGATCATGCCCAAGTGGTTGAAGTCCCATGCCACCGAGCCACTGGTGCCCAGCTGGCCTTTGCGGAACAACACGCGCATTTCAGGGGCGGTGCGTTTCACGTTGTCGGTCAGGCACTCCACCATCACCGCTACCTGGTGCGGCGCAAAGCCTTCGTAGATAACGTGTTCGTAGTTGATGACCTCGCCTGTCAGTCCGGCACCTTTTTTGATGGCGCGCTCCAGCGTTTCCTTGGGCATGGAGACCTTGCGGGCCTGCTCGACCACCAAGCGCAGCTTGGCGTTGGCAGCGGGGTCCGCGCCGCCACGGGCGGCCACTGTAATTTCTTTCACCAGCTTGGTAAACAGCCGGCCCTTGGCATCGGCCACCAGGGCTTTGCCCTTTGCTTTCCATTGCGCGCCCATAGCGAGTCTTTCCTTGAGTTGTAAGGCGCGATTTTACTTGGGCACTTATGCCATCCTGATACCCGCGGTGATACGCTGCTCCATCATGACAAACAGCACCACGCTTACTCCCGATAACCGTACTGGCCGATATGCAGTTTGGCTCCTGGTGCTGCTGGCCGTGCCAACTGGCGTTGGTCTGTTGCTGGAAGCGCACATCACCGTCATGACCCAGTCCATGTTGTATGTGCTGGCCGTGGTGGTCGGCGCCTACGTATTGCCAGCTGCTGCCTCCATGGCCTGCGCGGTGCTGGCGGTGGTGGGTTTGAATTTCTTTTTCGTGCCGCCGCGATGGACCTTTGCTGTGGACAGCCAGGAACACTTGGTGGCGCTGGTCGTCATGATGGTGGTGGCACTGGTCATCAGCCAGCTCAGCCAGCGCCTGCGCCGCAACACGGCACTGGCCCGTTTGCATGCCCGCCGTGCCGAGCAGTTGCAAACCTTGGCGTCAGAGCTCGCGCTTTGCACTGACGCCGCTGCCGCAGCCCGCGCAGGCGCACGGCATGTGGCGCAGGCCTTTGACGGACCTACCGTGCTGGCTCTGCAATCTGACCGGCAACTGTCGGGAGTCGATGCCGCTACCGAGATCACGCCCTCGATGCAAGACGGTCTGCGTGCGGCCATGCGTGAAGCGGCAGTGTTGGGGCCCGGTACCGGTCGTTGGCCCGGCCTGAATGCCTGGTATCTGCCCTTGGGAAGCGGGCAGCAGATGCATGGAGCGGTTTGTGTGCAAAACATCGAGGCGTCGGATGATGCAGGACGGGAACATGCCCAAGCCCTCTGTGCTTTGATCGCCCAAGCCCTGGAGCGTTTGCGCTTGGGTCGTGAGATGGCCATGGCCGACGAGCGAAGCACCCGTCAGCAACTGCAAAACACCTTCCTGGCGGCCGTATCGCACGACTTGCGTACACCGCTCGCAGCCATGGTAGGCAATGCCAGTTCACTGCGCACCCAGCGCGACAAGATGACGACGGATGAGCAAGCCACCTTGCTGGACGGTATTGTGCTCTCGGCCACCCATTTGTCGCGCCTCACCGAAAACACCTTGCAGCTCGTGCAACTGGCCAACAGCGACCAGCCTCTGGCGCTGGATTGGGAATCGTTGGAAGAGATTGCCGGTGCTTGTGTGGCGCGTCAGCGGCAGGCGGGTGGAGGAACACGCTTGCGCTTGCATTTGGCTGCGGGTCTCCCGCTGGTGCGGGTGAATGCCGTGTTGATAGCGCAGCTTCTGGACAACCTGTTGGATAACGCCCTGAAATACAGCGAAGACGCGGTGGACCTCAAAGTGCGCGTGTGTAACGGCCACATGCAGATCCTAGTGCAGGACCGTGGCCCTGTAATTCCCAAAGAATTGCAGACGCAAATCTTTGAACCTTATTCCCGCGGCGATCGGTCAGGAAAACAGGGCGCGGGCTTGGGTTTGGCGCTGTGCCGCGCTATTGCGCTGGCCCATGGCGGCCGCATCAGCCTGCGGGCCCGCCAGGCTGGGGGCAACAGCTTCCGGGTGTGCCTAACTTTGGCGGCAGAGCCACCCTTGGCCCCGCCGGGAGATGCCGTATGAGCTTGCAAGTCCTGGTGGTGGAAGACGATCGCAGCATCCGCGAGATGATGCGCCAGGCCCTGAGCCTGGAGGGTTTCACGGTGCGCACGGCGGTGTCGCTGAGCGAGGCCGGCTCCATGGTGGAGCACGCCACGCCTGACCTGATGTTGCTGGACTTGGGCCTGCCGGATGGCGATGGCGCTGCGCTCTTGCAGCGCGTCCGGCTGACGCACAACTTCCCGGTGCTGGTGGTATCGGCCCGACACCAAGAGGCGCAAAAAGTGCAGCTGCTGGATGCCGGGGCTGACGACTATCTGGTCAAACCCTTCAGCGTGGCAGAGCTGTTAGCCCGCATCCGCGTGGCGCTGCGCCACCGGGGCACCACCGTGGCCGCGGCGGTTACGCGCCACACCTTGGATGGGCTGGAGATCGACCTTGAAGCCCGCTCGGTGCACTTGGCAGGTGCGGAGCTGCACCTCACTCCCACCGAATTCAATCTCCTGGCCCGTCTGGTGCGCAGTGCGGGCAAAGTGGTGACCCACCGGCAACTGTTGCTGGATGTGTGGGGTGCCGAATTTGTGGACCACACCCACTACCTGCGGCTTTACATGGGCCAGTTGCGCGCCAAGCTGGAGCGCAACCCCGCGGAGCCCCGCCACCTGCTGACGGAAGTGGGCGTGGGCTACCGGCTGGCCACGGTGTAGCCCTCGCACCCGTTCCTTATGCGATCCTGATGCGTTCAGGCGCACAGTGAGAGTCCTTACAACTCTCAAAGAATGTATGCGGAATGCAGAACATCATGGCGGCACTGCCGCGCTGACACTGGGCGCACTGGGTGTGGTGTACGGCGACATAGGCACCAGCCCGCTCTACACCGTCAAGGAAATCTTCGGACCCGCCACGGGCATCCCGCTGGATGCACAGCACCTCATAGGCGCGGTGTCGGTGGTGTTCTGGGGCCTCATGCTGGTGGTCACTCTCAAGTACGTGTTACTCATACTGCGTGCGGACAACAACGGGGAGGGCGGCATCATGGCGCTCACCGCCCTGGCGGCCAAAGCGGCCGGTACCACGCCGCGCCGTCGCATCACGCTGCTGCTCATCGGGGTCATGGGGGCAGCCCTTTTCTATGGGGACAGTGTGCTGACGCCCGCCGTGTCGGTGTTGAGTGCGGTGGAGGGCTTGGAGGTGATAACCCCTGCGTTCAAGCCTTATGTGCTGCCTATCTGCACCGGTGTGTTGATCGCGCTGTTCGCATTCCAGCGATTCGGCACCTCGGCAGTAGGCAAATTTTTCGGACCGGTGATCGTGGTGTGGTTCGGCGTGTTGGCAGCGACGGGGGTGGCCCAGATTGCGCAGGAGCCAGCCATACTTGCGGCACTGAATCCTCTAAACGCATTCTCGTTTCTCGCGGCACAGGGTTGGCACCTCTTTGTGGCTTTGGGTGCCATCGTTCTAGCTTTCACCGGCGCCGAGGCGCTGTACGCCGATATGGGGCATTTCGGCAAGCGTCCTATCCAATGGGCGTGGACCGGCCTTGTACTGCCAGCGCTGGCCATCCACTACATGGGCCAGGGCGCTTTGCTGATGCGTGACCCTTCTGCCCTGGAAAGTCCGTTTTTCCGCATGTTTCCTGAAGCCTGGCTGATTCCTGCTGTGGTTCTGGCGACGCTCGCAACGGTGATTGCTTCGCAAGCCGTAATTTCCGGATGCTATTCCATGACCCGCCAGGCCATGCAGCTGGGGCTTTTGCCACGCATGCAGGTCATCAACACTTCTGCCAAAGAGGCTGGCCAAATTTACATGCCCGGGGTGAACTGGTTGCTGCTGGTGGCCGTATTGCTGGCGGTGTTCGGGTTCGGCAGCTCGTCGGCCATGGCTGCCGCCTATGGCATTGCAGTCACTGTGACCATGTTGATTACGACGGTGCTGACCTTCTTTGTGGTGCGCCAGGGCTGGCGTCTGCCCTTGCCGCTGGCGATCGCGTCGACTGCCTTTTTCATCATCGTGGACGGCATGCTGGTGGTGGCTTGCTCGCTCAAGTTCTTTCAAGGTGGTTGGTTCCCCTTGGTCATGGGCGCGGCTATCTTCATGGTGATGGCCACATGGCGTCGCGGACGCGAACTCTTGTTGAGTTCCTTGCGTCAGGACGATCCTGAACTCTTGCCTTTTGTGCAGTCGCTGAGCCAGGATAGCATGCATCTGGTGCCCCGCACCGCCGTGTACGCCGTGGCCAACCCGGACACGGTACCCCAAGCCTTGATGCATAACCTCAAGCACAACCAGGTGCTGCATGAGCGCAACATCATCCTGACGGTAGTCTTCCATGACGTGCCCTGGATTCCATTTGAAGAGCGCGTCAAGGTGCAGCCGCTGGTCAGTGGCTTCTGGCGGGTCGAGGTGCACTACGGTTTCAAAAACAACCCGGACATCCCGCAGGCGCTCGAGCTGTGCAAGGCGCATGGCATTGCCATCAACCTGTTTGAAACTTCGTACTTCTTGAGCCGGGAAATTGTGGTGCCCACCAAGGGGCACGGCATGGCCTTGTGGCGCGAGCGCATGTTTGCCCTCATGTCACGCAATGCCGGCAATGCAGCGGACTTCTTCCGCCTGCCCGACAACTGTGTGGTGGAGCTCGGAACCCGGGTGCAGATTTAAGGGCGGGGGGTTAGGGGCGGGCCGTGGGGCCTTGCAGCACGGGCTTGGGCGCGCTGCGCCACTGCTCGATGCGCTGCTCCACCTGGGTGTGAAACAGGTAGCTCACGCCCAGCGCCACAAACCAGCTGCCGGCGATGAAGAACAGGGCGGCATCGCCGTCTTCCCAGCCCAACTCGGCCCAAGCGGCATTGGCCAACAGCAACACCGAGTAGTGCACCAGAAAGAGTGCATACGAAGTGCGGCTGAGTTGACCCACTAAGTAGTCCAGCCACCGGGGCAGCCGTAGCTGCCAACTGCCGAAGCTGGCCAGCACGGCTGACACGCTGATGGCCAGGGCCATGCGCTCGCGGAAGTTCACGGTGAGCGATGCAAGGCCCGCGCTCAAGGCAGTGGCATACAGCACGATGGCATAGAGCCCGTGGCGAGCCCGCAGCCCGGCCCACCAGGCCAAGGCACCCAGGCCATAAGCACCGAAGAAGTACAAGGCCCACGCATCCCAGCTGGCATCGGTGTTGAACCAGGTTACCGAGGCGATACACAGCAGTGCCACCAAGCCCATGCTGAGCCAGCGTTTGCCCCGGCTCACCCAGAGCAGCAATGCCAGAGCCGCGTACAGCTGGAAGTCAATGGCCACGTACCACACGCCCGCCGAGAGCGACTCCACATCCAGCACGCTGTGCAGCAAGCTGGCGTGGGCCAAAAACTGGGTGAAAGTAGGCGCGGCGGGTACCACTGCCGTGTCCAGAAATGGACGTGCCAGCGCCGAGCACAGCACAGTGAGCAGCAATGCTGCAATAAAGGGGAACGCCAGCCGCACGTAGCGCTGCCACAGGCCCATCAGCATGGCGGTGGCGGGGCGTTTGGTCAGGGCGAAGCTGCGGGCGGCAAGGTAACCGGCCACCACTAGAAAGACTTGCACGGCCATGCGGGCGTTGTCATAGAGCCAGGCCATCACATCGGGCAGGGCGTCCGACGCGGCTTCAGACAAAGGCCCGTAGGCGGAAAAGTGATGCAGCACGATGCACTGGGCTGCAACGACTTTGAGGATATCGATCAGGCGGAACTGGTGGCGGGCGGGCAGGCGAACGGCGGTCATCAATGCAAGCAAAAAGGGCCCCGCCGGCCTCTTTAAGCCAGCGTGAACAAGGGTATGTCTTTGGATGTGGCAAGCGCATCAAGCTGCTTGCGGGTTTTGCCGGCCACAAAAGCGGCAACGGCGGCATGGGTCTCTGGGGAGAACATGGCCAAGGGGTGCGATTGTCGCAGACCCGCGGCCTCAGCCAGCGCCTTGGAAAAATGCGGCTCCAGCGCTGCAAGTGCCACGCGCCCGTCCTTGCAAGGGTAGACGCGGTAGCCTGCATGGCTTCCGCCCACTGCAGAACCCGGCAATGTCAGGCCCCAGCTGCGGGGCAGGGCGAGGTAAGCGGCCGCCTCGGAGAGGGCGACTTCCAGAAACACTCCCTTACCTTTTTGGTGCTGGTGCAACCGGGTTTGCAGCACGGCTTCGCTGGTCATGAGCGAACCGCCCATGTCGGCATACAGGGTAGGGGGTAAGTCGAGGCCGGTTACCAAGCCGTTTTCAGCCAGGTAGGTGAGGTCGTGGCCGGGTTCCTCGGCGCGCTCGCCCGGTGCCCCCACGATGGCGACCATGGAGAGCTGGGGGTACTGCTTACGCAGGGCCTTCCATTCCAGCCCGAGTTTTCTGAGCGCACTGGGCCGGAAGGAGGTCAGCAGAACGTCGGCCTTGGCCAGTTCTTTGTGCAGTGCCTGCTGGCCTTTCTCGGTTTTGAGGTCGGCGGCCAGCACCCGCATGCCGCGGTGCATCTGGTCATAGGCTTTG
Encoded here:
- a CDS encoding ATP-binding protein, whose amino-acid sequence is MTNSTTLTPDNRTGRYAVWLLVLLAVPTGVGLLLEAHITVMTQSMLYVLAVVVGAYVLPAAASMACAVLAVVGLNFFFVPPRWTFAVDSQEHLVALVVMMVVALVISQLSQRLRRNTALARLHARRAEQLQTLASELALCTDAAAAARAGARHVAQAFDGPTVLALQSDRQLSGVDAATEITPSMQDGLRAAMREAAVLGPGTGRWPGLNAWYLPLGSGQQMHGAVCVQNIEASDDAGREHAQALCALIAQALERLRLGREMAMADERSTRQQLQNTFLAAVSHDLRTPLAAMVGNASSLRTQRDKMTTDEQATLLDGIVLSATHLSRLTENTLQLVQLANSDQPLALDWESLEEIAGACVARQRQAGGGTRLRLHLAAGLPLVRVNAVLIAQLLDNLLDNALKYSEDAVDLKVRVCNGHMQILVQDRGPVIPKELQTQIFEPYSRGDRSGKQGAGLGLALCRAIALAHGGRISLRARQAGGNSFRVCLTLAAEPPLAPPGDAV
- a CDS encoding response regulator translates to MSLQVLVVEDDRSIREMMRQALSLEGFTVRTAVSLSEAGSMVEHATPDLMLLDLGLPDGDGAALLQRVRLTHNFPVLVVSARHQEAQKVQLLDAGADDYLVKPFSVAELLARIRVALRHRGTTVAAAVTRHTLDGLEIDLEARSVHLAGAELHLTPTEFNLLARLVRSAGKVVTHRQLLLDVWGAEFVDHTHYLRLYMGQLRAKLERNPAEPRHLLTEVGVGYRLATV
- a CDS encoding potassium transporter Kup, with translation MRNAEHHGGTAALTLGALGVVYGDIGTSPLYTVKEIFGPATGIPLDAQHLIGAVSVVFWGLMLVVTLKYVLLILRADNNGEGGIMALTALAAKAAGTTPRRRITLLLIGVMGAALFYGDSVLTPAVSVLSAVEGLEVITPAFKPYVLPICTGVLIALFAFQRFGTSAVGKFFGPVIVVWFGVLAATGVAQIAQEPAILAALNPLNAFSFLAAQGWHLFVALGAIVLAFTGAEALYADMGHFGKRPIQWAWTGLVLPALAIHYMGQGALLMRDPSALESPFFRMFPEAWLIPAVVLATLATVIASQAVISGCYSMTRQAMQLGLLPRMQVINTSAKEAGQIYMPGVNWLLLVAVLLAVFGFGSSSAMAAAYGIAVTVTMLITTVLTFFVVRQGWRLPLPLAIASTAFFIIVDGMLVVACSLKFFQGGWFPLVMGAAIFMVMATWRRGRELLLSSLRQDDPELLPFVQSLSQDSMHLVPRTAVYAVANPDTVPQALMHNLKHNQVLHERNIILTVVFHDVPWIPFEERVKVQPLVSGFWRVEVHYGFKNNPDIPQALELCKAHGIAINLFETSYFLSREIVVPTKGHGMALWRERMFALMSRNAGNAADFFRLPDNCVVELGTRVQI
- a CDS encoding acyltransferase family protein; its protein translation is MTAVRLPARHQFRLIDILKVVAAQCIVLHHFSAYGPLSEAASDALPDVMAWLYDNARMAVQVFLVVAGYLAARSFALTKRPATAMLMGLWQRYVRLAFPFIAALLLTVLCSALARPFLDTAVVPAAPTFTQFLAHASLLHSVLDVESLSAGVWYVAIDFQLYAALALLLWVSRGKRWLSMGLVALLCIASVTWFNTDASWDAWALYFFGAYGLGALAWWAGLRARHGLYAIVLYATALSAGLASLTVNFRERMALAISVSAVLASFGSWQLRLPRWLDYLVGQLSRTSYALFLVHYSVLLLANAAWAELGWEDGDAALFFIAGSWFVALGVSYLFHTQVEQRIEQWRSAPKPVLQGPTARP
- a CDS encoding CoA transferase: MPEPIAAKAIRPLKGTRILSLALNLPGPAALMRCCDMGATCVKLEPPAPAGAPAGSSGDPMGLYNRKAYDQMHRGMRVLAADLKTEKGQQALHKELAKADVLLTSFRPSALRKLGLEWKALRKQYPQLSMVAIVGAPGERAEEPGHDLTYLAENGLVTGLDLPPTLYADMGGSLMTSEAVLQTRLHQHQKGKGVFLEVALSEAAAYLALPRSWGLTLPGSAVGGSHAGYRVYPCKDGRVALAALEPHFSKALAEAAGLRQSHPLAMFSPETHAAVAAFVAGKTRKQLDALATSKDIPLFTLA